The DNA segment GGTAGGTTCGACTCCTATACGCTTCCGCCATTTTTTTGTCTAAGCCACTGCCTTGCCCATTGAATCTGTCTTTGCACAGACTGAGGACCTGTCCCCCCAGGCGTTTCTCGTCTGCTAACTGCCTGCTTAAAATCGAGCGCAATATAAACATCTTCTTCTATCTTTTCCGAGAACTGTTTTAGTTCCTTAATAGCTAGGTCTTCCAATCCTACACCCTTTCTTTCGGCGTAAGCAACTATATTCCCGGTTATGTGATGTGCCTGCCTGAAAGGTATCCCTTTTCCTACCAGATAATCGGCTAGCTCAGTGGCATTCAAGAACCCTTCTTTCAAAGCCCTGTTCATGGCCTGTTCATTGAACTTAATCTCCTCCATCATCCTGGCCATAATTTGTAATGACATGTATACTGTCTTATGCGTATCCAAAAATGGTTCTTTATCCTCTTGCATATCCCGGTTATAGGCCAAAGGAAGTCCTTTTAATGTTGTCAGAAGAGAGATTAAGTTGCCAACAGAGCGTCCTGTCTTGCCGCGCATAATTTCTGCCACATCAGGATTTTTCTTTTGGGGCATAATGGACGAGCCCGTGGCAAAAGCATCAGGCAGATATATAAACCCAAAACCTGGGTTAGCCCACAAAATAATTTCTTCACACAACCTGCTCAAGTGAATCATTATTGTTGAACCGATAAACAGAGCCTCGAGCACAAAATCCCGGTCAGAGACAGCATCCATGCTGTTTGAAAATATTTCATCAAGCCCAAGTTCATCAGCTACCATCTTCGGGTTCAATGGATATGTCGTCCCTGCCAGTGCTGCTGCCCCCAAGGGAGAAACCCTCACCCTTTTCTGGGCATCAAGGATGCGTTCGAAATCACGGCAAAACATCTGCACGTAAGCTAGAAGATGTTGAGCCAGGCTTACTGGCTGAGCAGGCTGCAAATGCGTATAACCGGGCAAAATCTTGTCTGCATTCTTCTCGGCTTGATCCACGAGAACAGTCACCAGATCGATCAAAGTATCTTGCCATAAGG comes from the Desulfovulcanus ferrireducens genome and includes:
- the argH gene encoding argininosuccinate lyase — translated: MDAKKDVKTKLWGGRFKESTAPLVEEYTQSVEFDQKLYAEDIAGSKAHARMLAAQGILSQEEVEQIIEGLNQIEKEIEQGKFTWQKSLEDVHMNIEHRLTELVGPVGQKLHTGRSRNDQVALDFRLHVSKCLSLWQDTLIDLVTVLVDQAEKNADKILPGYTHLQPAQPVSLAQHLLAYVQMFCRDFERILDAQKRVRVSPLGAAALAGTTYPLNPKMVADELGLDEIFSNSMDAVSDRDFVLEALFIGSTIMIHLSRLCEEIILWANPGFGFIYLPDAFATGSSIMPQKKNPDVAEIMRGKTGRSVGNLISLLTTLKGLPLAYNRDMQEDKEPFLDTHKTVYMSLQIMARMMEEIKFNEQAMNRALKEGFLNATELADYLVGKGIPFRQAHHITGNIVAYAERKGVGLEDLAIKELKQFSEKIEEDVYIALDFKQAVSRRETPGGTGPQSVQRQIQWARQWLRQKNGGSV